A single genomic interval of Streptomyces sp. NBC_00663 harbors:
- a CDS encoding SDR family oxidoreductase produces the protein MSIVVTGANGHLGRHVIEQLLEKVPADQVTAVVRSADKGAEFAAKGVQIAVADYNTPETFDSVFAEGDKVLLISGSEVGNDRPGQHTVVINAAKAAGVALLAYTSAPGTLSAALADDHRATEKVLLASGLPYALLRNGWYHENYTENLGPTLEHNAVVAAAGEGRVSSASRADYAAAAAAVLTGEGHENQTYELGGDTAWSFAEYAAELSRQTGKEIAYNNVPGEALVGILTGAGLPEQFAQVLAGVDASIAKGELVVDSGDLSRLAGRPTTPLADAIAAALKG, from the coding sequence ATGAGCATCGTCGTCACCGGAGCCAACGGTCACCTGGGCCGCCACGTCATCGAGCAGCTGCTGGAGAAGGTCCCGGCCGACCAGGTCACCGCCGTCGTGCGCAGCGCGGACAAGGGCGCCGAGTTCGCGGCGAAGGGCGTGCAGATCGCCGTGGCCGACTACAACACCCCCGAGACCTTCGACAGCGTCTTCGCCGAGGGCGACAAGGTGCTCCTCATCTCCGGCAGCGAGGTCGGCAACGACCGCCCGGGCCAGCACACGGTCGTCATCAACGCGGCCAAGGCCGCCGGCGTGGCCCTGCTCGCCTACACCAGCGCCCCCGGCACCCTCAGCGCCGCGCTCGCCGACGACCACCGCGCCACCGAGAAGGTGCTCCTCGCCTCCGGCCTGCCCTACGCCCTGCTGCGCAACGGCTGGTACCACGAGAACTACACCGAGAACCTCGGCCCCACCCTGGAGCACAACGCCGTCGTCGCCGCCGCGGGCGAGGGCCGGGTCTCCTCCGCCTCGCGCGCCGACTACGCCGCCGCCGCGGCGGCCGTCCTCACCGGCGAGGGCCACGAGAACCAGACGTACGAGCTCGGCGGCGACACCGCGTGGAGCTTCGCCGAGTACGCGGCCGAGCTCAGCCGGCAGACCGGCAAGGAGATCGCCTACAACAACGTGCCCGGCGAGGCCCTGGTCGGCATCCTGACCGGCGCCGGACTGCCCGAGCAGTTCGCCCAGGTCCTCGCGGGCGTGGACGCCTCCATAGCCAAGGGTGAGCTGGTCGTCGACTCCGGTGACCTGTCGCGCCTCGCCGGCCGGCCGACCACCCCGCTGGCCGACGCGATCGCCGCCGCCCTCAAGGGCTGA
- a CDS encoding winged helix-turn-helix transcriptional regulator, translating to MAVSNARPSMASGQDAEAMCPHRLVLEHVTSRWGVLVLIELLNRPYRFSELRRAINVLGGRGVSEKMLTQTLQTLERDGLIHRDAQPVIPPRVDYSVTDLGREAAEQVRGLALWTERRMGEVEKARQAYDEAKNRA from the coding sequence ATGGCAGTAAGTAATGCTCGCCCGTCGATGGCATCCGGGCAGGACGCGGAGGCGATGTGCCCCCACCGCCTCGTCCTTGAGCACGTCACCAGCCGCTGGGGTGTCCTGGTCCTGATCGAGCTCCTGAACCGTCCCTACCGCTTCAGCGAACTCCGCCGGGCGATCAACGTCCTCGGCGGCCGGGGTGTCAGCGAGAAGATGCTCACCCAGACCCTCCAGACCCTCGAACGCGACGGCCTGATCCACCGCGACGCCCAGCCCGTGATCCCCCCGAGAGTGGACTACTCCGTCACCGACCTGGGCCGGGAGGCGGCGGAACAGGTGCGGGGTCTGGCGCTGTGGACGGAACGGCGGATGGGCGAGGTGGAGAAGGCACGGCAGGCGTACGACGAGGCGAAGAACCGCGCCTGA
- a CDS encoding 2-oxoacid:acceptor oxidoreductase subunit alpha: MTSQVSSPAEQADEAVVGEQRKAAGTKDVRRLDRVIIRFAGDSGDGMQLTGDRFTSETATFGNDLSTLPNFPAEIRAPAGTLPGVSSFQLHFADHDILTPGDAPNVLVAMNPAALRANIADLPRGAEIIVNTDEFTKRAMQKVGYQTSPLEDGSLDGYSLHPVPLTTLTVEALKDFDLSRKEAERSKNMFALGLLSWMYHRPTEGTEKFLKAKFAKKPDIAAANIAAFRAGWNFGETTEDFAVSYEVAPAATAFPTGTYRNISGNLALSYGLVTASRQADLPLYLGSYPITPASDILHELSKHKNFGVRTFQAEDEIAGIGAALGAAFGGSLAVTTTSGPGVALKSETIGLAVSLELPLLVIDIQRGGPSTGLPTKTEQADLLQAMFGRNGEAPVPIVAPRTPADCFDAALEAARIALTYRTPVMLLSDGYLANGSEPWRIPEQDELPDLTVQFAQGPNHTLDDGTEVFWPYKRDPQTLARPWAVPGTPGLEHRIGGIEKQDGSGNISYDPANHDFMVRTRQAKIDGIDVPDVEVDDPHEASTLVLGWGSTYGPITAAVRRLRAAGESIAQAHLRHLNPFPRNLGTVLRRYDKVVIPEMNLGQLATLIRAKYLVDAHSYNQVNGMPFKAEQLATALKEAIDG; encoded by the coding sequence GTGACCAGCCAGGTCAGTAGCCCAGCGGAGCAGGCCGACGAAGCCGTCGTGGGAGAGCAGCGCAAAGCGGCAGGGACCAAGGACGTCCGCCGCCTCGACCGGGTGATCATCCGCTTCGCGGGGGACTCGGGTGACGGTATGCAGCTCACCGGCGACCGCTTCACCTCCGAGACGGCCACCTTCGGCAATGATCTGTCCACTCTTCCCAACTTCCCCGCCGAGATCCGGGCCCCTGCCGGAACCCTGCCGGGTGTCTCGTCCTTCCAGCTGCACTTCGCCGACCACGACATCCTCACGCCGGGCGACGCGCCGAACGTGCTGGTCGCGATGAATCCGGCGGCCCTGCGGGCCAATATCGCCGATCTGCCACGCGGCGCGGAGATCATCGTCAACACGGACGAGTTCACCAAACGGGCGATGCAGAAGGTCGGGTACCAGACCTCACCACTGGAGGACGGGTCGCTCGACGGGTACAGCCTCCACCCTGTGCCCCTGACGACACTCACGGTGGAGGCACTGAAGGACTTCGACCTGTCCCGCAAAGAGGCCGAGCGCAGCAAGAACATGTTCGCGCTCGGCCTCTTGTCGTGGATGTACCACCGGCCGACGGAAGGCACGGAGAAGTTCCTGAAGGCGAAGTTCGCCAAGAAGCCGGACATCGCGGCGGCCAATATCGCGGCCTTCCGCGCCGGCTGGAACTTCGGCGAGACGACCGAGGACTTCGCGGTCTCCTACGAGGTCGCCCCGGCCGCGACCGCCTTCCCGACCGGTACCTACCGCAACATCTCCGGGAACCTGGCCCTGTCCTACGGGCTGGTCACCGCGTCTCGGCAGGCGGACCTGCCGTTGTATCTGGGCTCGTACCCGATCACCCCGGCCTCCGACATCCTGCACGAGCTGAGCAAGCACAAGAACTTCGGTGTCCGCACCTTCCAGGCGGAGGACGAGATCGCCGGCATCGGCGCGGCGCTGGGCGCGGCCTTCGGCGGCTCGCTGGCGGTGACGACGACGTCCGGTCCTGGTGTGGCGCTCAAGAGCGAGACGATCGGCCTCGCGGTCTCCCTGGAGCTGCCCCTGCTGGTCATCGACATCCAGCGCGGCGGGCCGTCGACCGGGCTGCCGACCAAGACCGAGCAGGCGGACCTGCTCCAGGCGATGTTCGGCCGCAACGGCGAGGCGCCGGTCCCGATCGTCGCCCCGCGCACCCCGGCCGACTGCTTCGACGCGGCACTGGAGGCGGCGCGTATCGCGCTGACGTACCGCACCCCGGTGATGCTGCTCTCCGACGGCTACCTCGCCAACGGCAGCGAGCCGTGGCGCATCCCGGAGCAGGACGAACTGCCGGACCTGACCGTGCAGTTCGCGCAGGGCCCGAACCACACCCTGGACGACGGCACCGAGGTCTTCTGGCCGTACAAGCGCGACCCGCAGACCCTGGCCCGCCCCTGGGCCGTCCCCGGCACGCCCGGTCTCGAACACCGCATCGGCGGCATCGAGAAGCAGGACGGCTCGGGCAACATCTCCTACGACCCCGCCAACCACGACTTCATGGTCCGCACCCGGCAGGCCAAGATCGACGGTATCGACGTACCCGATGTCGAGGTCGACGATCCGCACGAGGCCAGCACCCTGGTGCTGGGCTGGGGTTCGACGTACGGCCCGATCACCGCCGCCGTGCGCCGGCTGCGGGCGGCCGGCGAGTCCATCGCGCAGGCCCATCTGCGCCACCTCAACCCGTTCCCCCGGAACCTCGGCACCGTGCTGCGGCGGTACGACAAGGTGGTGATCCCCGAGATGAACCTCGGGCAGCTCGCCACGCTGATCCGGGCGAAGTACCTGGTCGACGCCCACTCGTACAACCAGGTCAACGGCATGCCGTTCAAGGCCGAACAACTCGCCACGGCTCTCAAGGAGGCCATCGATGGCTGA
- a CDS encoding NADH-quinone oxidoreductase subunit A, with protein sequence MREPTTVAASDYSDYFQSYSVVGLLAIVGVLFVAVAFGAGRLLRPVVPTPEKLLTYECGVDPVGEGWAHTQVRYYVYAFLYVIFAVDSIFLFPWATIFAAPGYGATTLVEMFIFLGFLAVGLLYAYKKGVLTWA encoded by the coding sequence GTGCGAGAACCGACCACTGTCGCCGCGTCGGACTACTCGGACTACTTCCAGTCGTACTCGGTCGTCGGACTGCTCGCCATCGTCGGCGTGCTGTTCGTCGCGGTCGCCTTCGGCGCCGGACGACTGCTGCGCCCCGTGGTGCCCACCCCCGAGAAGCTCCTGACGTACGAGTGCGGCGTCGACCCCGTCGGCGAGGGCTGGGCCCACACCCAGGTCCGCTACTACGTCTACGCCTTCCTCTACGTCATCTTCGCCGTCGACTCGATCTTCCTGTTCCCCTGGGCCACGATCTTCGCCGCCCCCGGCTACGGCGCCACCACCCTCGTCGAGATGTTCATCTTCCTCGGCTTCCTGGCCGTGGGTCTGCTGTACGCATACAAGAAGGGCGTCCTGACATGGGCGTGA
- a CDS encoding NADH-quinone oxidoreductase subunit C, producing MTTTGWLPAPTEELFGPDATAEESYDVLTVDVPPASWITSLRTARDELGCTYFDWLSAVDEPGTGFRVATHLAALSPVRRLLLRTTVPHESPTLPTAVDVFAGAAWHERETHEMFGVVFEGHPALDHLLLPETFEGHPLRKDFVLAARVAKAWPGAKEPGESEHGGPKRRQMLPPGVPDPNEWGPLKGQLPPPPARPARTTGPRATGAAPGDRPARRTRTTPEATATQPQPPTPTATPTTPPRRSRSASEGSASQVGAPGASEAPGGTETAPAEQTPGASGTERAPGVAPAAEAPAAPAAGQRRSRSAAEGSASQAEAPATPAPPATGPRRSRTAAQGSVSQTAADGDAVADADADADAQSEGSASDRPGTSTAPAGPRRSRSVSEGSASQRPAPDTTDSGTTSADDAPAPPAPPAPPAPTRPDSTAPRSADAPWHHARPAFDEPEPEPDAERSPSSTAEPPPGAEPHPKAEQDPQAQVQAQGDAPARVQEDQAPAQDEAPEASETRDAPGTPEAPEASEAPNTPNKPSSPHTPRTPEDPAGGPQ from the coding sequence ATGACCACGACCGGCTGGCTGCCCGCCCCCACCGAGGAACTCTTCGGCCCCGACGCCACGGCCGAGGAGTCCTACGACGTCCTCACGGTCGACGTCCCCCCGGCCTCCTGGATCACCTCCCTGCGGACGGCCCGCGACGAACTGGGCTGCACTTACTTCGACTGGCTCAGCGCGGTCGACGAACCGGGCACGGGTTTCCGCGTCGCCACCCACCTCGCGGCCCTCTCCCCGGTACGCCGCCTCCTTCTCCGTACGACGGTCCCGCACGAGTCCCCGACCCTGCCCACCGCCGTCGACGTCTTCGCCGGCGCGGCCTGGCACGAACGCGAGACGCACGAAATGTTCGGCGTCGTCTTCGAGGGCCACCCTGCCCTGGACCACCTCCTCCTTCCGGAAACCTTCGAAGGCCACCCCCTCCGCAAGGACTTCGTCCTGGCCGCCCGCGTCGCCAAGGCCTGGCCCGGCGCGAAGGAACCGGGCGAGTCCGAACACGGCGGCCCCAAGCGCCGCCAGATGCTCCCCCCAGGCGTCCCCGACCCGAACGAGTGGGGCCCCCTCAAGGGCCAGCTCCCCCCACCTCCGGCCCGCCCCGCCCGCACAACGGGCCCCCGCGCCACGGGCGCCGCCCCCGGCGACCGCCCCGCCCGCCGCACCCGCACCACCCCAGAAGCCACCGCCACCCAACCGCAGCCCCCGACACCCACGGCAACCCCGACCACGCCCCCTCGCCGTTCGCGTTCGGCGTCGGAGGGCTCGGCGAGCCAGGTGGGGGCTCCGGGGGCTTCGGAGGCTCCGGGGGGAACGGAGACTGCGCCGGCTGAGCAGACGCCGGGGGCGTCGGGGACTGAGCGGGCGCCGGGGGTTGCGCCGGCTGCGGAGGCACCGGCGGCACCGGCCGCGGGTCAGCGTCGTTCGCGTTCGGCGGCGGAGGGTTCCGCCAGCCAGGCAGAAGCACCGGCGACACCCGCGCCCCCGGCAACCGGCCCCCGACGCTCTCGCACCGCGGCTCAGGGCTCGGTGAGCCAGACGGCAGCCGACGGCGATGCCGTCGCGGACGCCGACGCCGACGCCGACGCCCAGAGCGAGGGCTCGGCCTCCGATCGCCCGGGAACCAGCACAGCCCCCGCAGGGCCGCGCCGCTCCCGCAGCGTCTCGGAGGGCTCCGCCAGCCAGCGCCCCGCACCTGACACCACCGACTCCGGCACTACGTCGGCCGACGATGCACCCGCGCCCCCCGCGCCCCCCGCGCCCCCCGCGCCCACGCGACCCGACTCAACGGCTCCCCGCAGCGCCGACGCCCCGTGGCACCACGCCCGCCCAGCTTTCGACGAGCCCGAACCCGAACCCGATGCGGAGCGATCCCCCAGCTCCACGGCCGAACCGCCACCCGGCGCCGAGCCGCACCCGAAGGCCGAGCAGGACCCTCAGGCCCAGGTTCAGGCCCAGGGTGACGCACCTGCACGTGTCCAGGAGGATCAGGCCCCCGCCCAAGACGAGGCACCGGAAGCCTCCGAGACGCGGGACGCCCCCGGCACGCCGGAAGCCCCCGAAGCCTCCGAGGCCCCGAACACCCCGAACAAACCGAGCAGCCCCCACACTCCCCGCACCCCCGAAGACCCCGCAGGAGGCCCGCAGTGA
- a CDS encoding response regulator transcription factor — protein sequence MRVVIAEDSVLLREGLTRLLTDRGHDVVAGVGDGEALVKTITELDGQGELPDVVVADVRMPPTHTDEGVRAAVQLRKAHPGLGVLVLSQYVEERYATELLAGSSRGVGYLLKDRVAEVREFVDAVVRVAQGGTALDPEVVAQLLGRSRKQDVLAGLTPREREVLGLMAEGRTNSAVARQLVVSDGAVEKHVSNIFLKLGLSPSDGDHRRVLAVLTYLNS from the coding sequence GTGCGGGTGGTCATCGCCGAGGATTCAGTGCTGCTCAGGGAGGGGCTGACCCGGCTGCTGACCGATCGTGGACATGACGTCGTCGCGGGGGTGGGCGACGGGGAGGCGCTGGTCAAGACCATCACCGAGCTCGACGGGCAGGGAGAGCTGCCGGACGTGGTGGTGGCCGATGTGCGGATGCCGCCCACGCACACCGACGAAGGGGTGCGAGCCGCCGTACAGCTGCGCAAGGCCCACCCGGGGCTCGGGGTGCTCGTACTGTCGCAGTACGTGGAGGAGCGGTACGCGACCGAACTTCTCGCCGGGTCCAGTCGCGGCGTCGGCTATCTGCTCAAGGACCGGGTAGCCGAGGTGCGTGAGTTCGTGGACGCGGTGGTGCGGGTCGCCCAGGGGGGTACGGCCCTGGACCCGGAGGTCGTGGCGCAGCTGCTGGGGCGCAGCCGCAAGCAGGACGTGCTCGCGGGCCTCACCCCGCGGGAGCGTGAGGTGCTGGGGCTGATGGCCGAGGGACGGACGAACTCGGCGGTCGCCCGGCAGTTGGTGGTGAGCGACGGGGCGGTGGAGAAGCACGTCAGCAATATCTTCCTGAAGCTGGGGCTGTCCCCCAGTGACGGGGATCACCGTCGGGTTCTCGCGGTCCTCACCTATCTGAACTCCTGA
- a CDS encoding sensor histidine kinase, with the protein MATDYGQSYGFLDEPRRHRLPTGLRAPFEGRTWREFGYVLLSLPISIVLFTYGVTMVAIGAGLLVTFLGVPVLAAGLAGCRGFGAMERARARGLLDLEVADPEPLRMRGHGFLAWMGAVLKSGASWRALLYSVIQLPWSVFSFVVAVNFWAYGWALLTYPLWFWLFPAYGGQDGLQLYGDETHHIYLDNPFEIGVTALVGLLFTLATPWIVRALTQVDRVLVHGLLGPSRLATRVVELESDRGVVVDTAAADLRRIERDLHDGAQARLVALAMDLGLAKEKLAEDPEAAARMVDEAHGEVKTALQELRDLARGIHPAVLTDRGLDAALSAVSSRCTVPVQVEVDLVERPAPAIEGIAYFTVSELLQNISKHSRATWAGVDVWRVENRLMLQVVDNGVGGASASGGSGLAGLAERLDAVDGILVVDSPVGGPTRVTAELPWRGERV; encoded by the coding sequence ATGGCCACGGACTACGGACAGAGCTACGGGTTCCTCGACGAGCCGCGGCGGCATCGGCTGCCCACCGGGCTGCGGGCACCGTTCGAGGGACGCACCTGGCGTGAGTTCGGATATGTGCTGCTCAGCCTGCCGATCAGCATCGTGCTGTTCACGTACGGCGTCACGATGGTCGCGATCGGTGCCGGGCTGTTGGTGACGTTCCTCGGGGTGCCGGTGCTGGCGGCGGGGCTGGCCGGGTGCCGGGGCTTCGGGGCGATGGAGCGGGCGCGGGCGCGCGGGCTGCTGGACCTGGAGGTCGCCGATCCGGAGCCGCTCAGGATGCGGGGGCACGGGTTCCTGGCCTGGATGGGGGCGGTGCTGAAGAGCGGGGCCTCGTGGCGGGCGCTGCTGTACTCGGTGATCCAGTTGCCGTGGTCGGTGTTCTCCTTCGTGGTCGCCGTGAACTTCTGGGCGTACGGGTGGGCGCTGCTCACGTATCCGCTGTGGTTCTGGCTGTTCCCGGCGTACGGCGGGCAGGACGGGCTTCAGCTGTACGGCGACGAGACGCATCACATCTATCTCGACAACCCCTTCGAGATCGGCGTGACGGCGTTGGTGGGGCTGTTGTTCACGCTGGCCACGCCGTGGATCGTGCGGGCGCTGACGCAGGTCGACCGGGTGCTGGTGCACGGGCTGCTCGGGCCGTCGCGGCTGGCGACGCGGGTGGTGGAGCTGGAGTCGGACCGGGGGGTCGTAGTGGACACGGCGGCGGCGGATCTGCGGCGGATCGAGCGGGATCTGCATGACGGGGCGCAGGCGCGGCTGGTGGCGTTGGCGATGGATCTGGGGCTGGCGAAGGAGAAGCTGGCGGAGGATCCGGAGGCGGCGGCGCGGATGGTGGACGAGGCGCACGGTGAGGTGAAGACGGCGCTTCAGGAACTGCGGGATCTGGCGCGCGGGATCCATCCGGCGGTGCTGACGGACCGGGGGCTGGACGCTGCGCTGTCGGCGGTCTCCTCGCGGTGCACGGTGCCGGTGCAGGTCGAGGTGGACCTGGTGGAGCGGCCGGCGCCGGCGATCGAGGGGATCGCGTACTTCACGGTGTCGGAGCTGTTGCAGAACATCAGCAAGCACTCGCGGGCCACGTGGGCGGGGGTGGACGTGTGGCGGGTGGAGAACCGGCTGATGTTGCAGGTGGTGGACAACGGGGTGGGCGGCGCGAGTGCCTCCGGCGGGTCGGGGCTGGCCGGGCTGGCCGAGCGGCTCGACGCGGTGGACGGGATTCTGGTGGTGGACTCGCCGGTGGGGGGTCCTACCCGGGTCACCGCGGAGTTGCCCTGGCGGGGGGAGCGGGTTTGA
- a CDS encoding NADH-quinone oxidoreductase subunit B — protein MGVTPDVTPDPTSPQPVPLPEPKRLGALARLAPEPMKVVLNWGRRYSLWVFNFGLACCAIEFIAASMARHDFIRLGVIPFAPGPRQADLMVVSGTVTDKMAPAVKRLYEQMPEPKYVISFGACSNCGGPYWDSYSVTKGVDQIIPVDVYVPGCPPRPEALLQGILKLQEKIARESLGERYGTDGPAARPSPAALQSDLLKAPSPTSPTPGEER, from the coding sequence ATGGGCGTGACGCCGGACGTGACACCCGACCCGACCTCGCCGCAGCCCGTGCCGCTGCCGGAGCCGAAGCGCCTGGGCGCCCTCGCCCGCCTGGCCCCCGAGCCGATGAAGGTGGTCCTCAACTGGGGCCGCCGCTACTCACTCTGGGTCTTCAACTTCGGCCTCGCCTGCTGCGCGATCGAGTTCATCGCCGCGTCGATGGCCCGCCACGACTTCATCCGCCTCGGCGTGATCCCCTTCGCGCCGGGTCCGAGGCAGGCCGACCTGATGGTGGTGTCGGGCACGGTCACGGACAAGATGGCCCCCGCGGTGAAGCGCCTGTACGAACAGATGCCGGAACCGAAGTACGTCATCTCCTTCGGCGCCTGCTCCAACTGCGGCGGCCCGTACTGGGACTCCTACTCCGTCACCAAGGGCGTCGACCAGATCATCCCCGTCGACGTCTACGTCCCCGGCTGCCCGCCCCGCCCCGAGGCCCTGCTCCAGGGCATCCTCAAACTCCAGGAGAAGATCGCCCGGGAGTCGCTGGGCGAGCGGTACGGCACCGACGGACCCGCCGCCCGCCCCTCCCCGGCCGCCCTCCAGAGCGACCTGCTGAAGGCCCCCTCTCCCACCTCTCCCACCCCGGGGGAGGAACGATGA
- a CDS encoding DUF6082 family protein, with protein sequence MTTPLRALFGRGARRRRQEELLSALVGQLTLMTEEIRRANLIQHHRLIAEHQGRALDDPSLADAASSLTGVSEEKRRQILFVNRWYAAMLLSYRVGSVDWDELRGHLRVLCRGGVFAEYWERTAEHRRELPEDSLEARVGRAVDAILEERADDPDEWWVVGSPLM encoded by the coding sequence ATGACCACACCGTTGCGCGCGCTCTTCGGCCGGGGTGCCCGCCGTCGGCGCCAGGAGGAACTGCTGTCCGCGCTCGTGGGGCAGCTGACGCTCATGACCGAGGAGATCCGCCGCGCCAACCTCATCCAGCACCACCGCCTGATCGCCGAACACCAGGGCCGCGCCCTGGACGACCCGTCGCTCGCCGACGCCGCCAGCTCGCTGACCGGCGTGTCCGAGGAGAAGCGCCGCCAGATCCTGTTCGTGAACCGCTGGTACGCGGCCATGCTGCTCTCGTACCGGGTCGGCTCGGTCGACTGGGACGAACTCCGGGGACATCTGCGTGTGTTGTGCCGCGGTGGCGTCTTCGCCGAGTACTGGGAACGCACGGCCGAACACCGTCGTGAACTCCCCGAGGACTCACTGGAGGCCAGGGTCGGGCGGGCCGTCGACGCCATCCTGGAGGAGCGGGCGGACGACCCGGACGAGTGGTGGGTGGTGGGGTCACCGCTGATGTGA
- a CDS encoding 2-oxoacid:ferredoxin oxidoreductase subunit beta — MAETSTEGTGTIEALSLVPKAEGRQAMKDFKSDQEVRWCPGCGDYAILAAVQGFMPELGLAKENIVFVSGIGCSSRFPYYMNTYGMHSIHGRAPAIATGLATSRRDLSVWVVTGDGDALSIGGNHLIHALRRNVNLKILLFNNRIYGLTKGQYSPTSEVGKITKSTPMGSLDAPFNPVSLAIGAEASFVARTVDSDRKHLTEVLRQAAAHPGTALIEIYQNCNIFNDGAFEVLKDRQQAEEAVIRLEHGQPIRFGTDGSKGVVRDRLTGDLKVVTVTADNEAEILVHDAHAASPTTAFALSRLADPDTLHHTPIGVLRSVDRPVYDTQMADQLDTAIEQNGKGDLAALLAGGDTWTVVG, encoded by the coding sequence ATGGCTGAGACGTCCACGGAAGGCACGGGCACGATCGAGGCGCTTTCGCTCGTCCCGAAGGCCGAGGGACGCCAGGCGATGAAGGACTTCAAGTCCGACCAGGAAGTGCGCTGGTGCCCCGGCTGCGGTGACTACGCGATCCTCGCCGCCGTGCAGGGCTTCATGCCCGAACTCGGCCTGGCCAAGGAGAACATCGTCTTCGTCTCGGGCATCGGCTGCTCCTCCCGTTTCCCGTACTACATGAACACGTACGGCATGCACTCCATCCACGGCCGCGCCCCCGCCATCGCGACCGGACTGGCCACCTCCCGGCGGGACTTGAGCGTCTGGGTGGTCACCGGTGACGGTGACGCGCTGTCGATCGGCGGCAACCACCTGATCCACGCGCTGCGCAGAAACGTCAACCTCAAGATCCTGCTGTTCAACAACCGGATCTACGGACTGACCAAGGGCCAGTACTCCCCCACCTCCGAGGTCGGGAAGATCACCAAGTCGACGCCGATGGGCTCGCTGGACGCGCCCTTCAACCCGGTGTCGCTGGCGATCGGCGCGGAGGCGTCGTTCGTGGCGCGGACGGTGGACTCCGACCGCAAGCACCTCACGGAGGTCCTGCGCCAGGCCGCGGCCCATCCGGGTACGGCGCTGATCGAGATCTACCAGAACTGCAACATCTTCAACGACGGCGCCTTCGAGGTCCTGAAGGACCGGCAGCAGGCTGAGGAGGCGGTGATCCGCCTCGAACACGGGCAGCCGATCCGCTTCGGCACGGACGGTTCCAAGGGGGTCGTACGGGACCGGCTGACCGGTGATCTGAAGGTGGTGACGGTGACCGCGGACAACGAGGCCGAGATCCTGGTCCACGACGCCCACGCGGCGTCCCCGACCACCGCCTTCGCCCTCTCCCGCCTCGCCGACCCGGACACCCTGCACCACACGCCCATCGGCGTCCTGCGGTCCGTGGACCGGCCGGTGTACGACACCCAGATGGCCGACCAGCTCGACACGGCGATCGAGCAGAACGGCAAGGGTGATCTGGCGGCGCTGCTGGCGGGCGGGGACACCTGGACGGTCGTGGGCTGA
- a CDS encoding sensor histidine kinase, whose protein sequence is MTERPRDSRQAEHARAENVSPLPPVRFAYDAHTWKEIAHLLLNLPVALLGFVYVTTVLFTGFWLTVTVIGFPLLAAGLMGARKLGALERRRARKLLGVRIDEPSPLPLKTANSGFFQQLWMMLKDPVGWRTVLYDFIRLPWGILTFTLTLTSLFVLWPVLPYIARGLSNADRAMVRGLLSPSDELERRIAELESDRGVVVDTAAADLRRIERDLHDGAQARLVNLAMGLGLAKEKLLEDPEYAQAMVEEAHGEVKLALQELRDLARGIHPAVLTDRGLDAALSSVASRCTVPVKVTADLDARPAAAIEGIAYFTVSELLQNISKHSGARSASVDVWRSDDRLLIQVWDDGRGGASLDAGSGMQGLAERLGAVDGLFVIDSPVGGPTTVTAELPWRDRAHDARRG, encoded by the coding sequence ATGACCGAACGCCCCAGAGATTCCCGACAGGCCGAGCATGCGCGGGCCGAGAACGTGTCGCCGCTTCCGCCCGTCCGCTTCGCCTACGACGCGCACACCTGGAAGGAGATCGCGCATCTGCTGCTGAATCTCCCGGTGGCGTTGCTCGGGTTCGTGTATGTCACGACGGTGCTGTTCACCGGCTTCTGGCTGACGGTGACGGTGATCGGGTTCCCGTTGCTGGCGGCCGGGCTGATGGGGGCGCGGAAGCTGGGCGCGCTGGAGCGGCGGCGGGCCCGCAAGCTGCTCGGGGTGCGGATCGACGAGCCGAGTCCGCTGCCGCTGAAGACCGCCAACTCGGGTTTCTTCCAGCAGCTGTGGATGATGCTGAAGGACCCGGTGGGCTGGCGGACGGTCCTGTACGACTTCATCCGGCTGCCCTGGGGCATTCTCACCTTCACCCTCACGCTGACCTCGCTGTTCGTGCTGTGGCCGGTGCTGCCGTACATCGCGCGGGGTCTGTCCAACGCGGACCGGGCGATGGTGCGGGGGCTGCTGTCGCCGTCGGACGAGCTGGAACGTCGTATCGCGGAACTCGAGTCGGACCGGGGGGTCGTGGTCGACACGGCCGCGGCCGATCTGCGGCGGATCGAGCGGGATCTGCACGACGGGGCGCAGGCCCGGCTGGTCAACCTCGCCATGGGGCTCGGGCTGGCGAAGGAGAAGCTGCTGGAGGACCCGGAGTACGCGCAGGCGATGGTCGAGGAGGCGCACGGCGAGGTGAAGCTGGCGCTTCAGGAGCTGCGGGATCTGGCGCGCGGGATCCATCCGGCGGTGCTGACGGACCGGGGGCTGGACGCGGCGCTGTCGTCGGTGGCCTCGCGGTGCACGGTGCCGGTGAAGGTGACCGCCGACCTGGACGCCCGGCCGGCCGCGGCGATCGAGGGCATCGCCTACTTCACCGTCTCCGAGCTGCTCCAGAACATCAGCAAGCACAGTGGGGCGAGGTCGGCGTCGGTGGATGTGTGGCGGTCGGACGACCGGCTGCTCATCCAGGTGTGGGACGACGGCCGGGGCGGCGCCAGCCTGGACGCGGGCAGTGGGATGCAGGGGCTCGCGGAGCGGCTCGGCGCGGTCGACGGGTTGTTCGTCATCGACTCGCCGGTGGGCGGGCCCACGACGGTCACGGCGGAGCTGCCGTGGCGGGACCGGGCGCACGACGCGCGTCGGGGGTAG